The Callospermophilus lateralis isolate mCalLat2 chromosome 18, mCalLat2.hap1, whole genome shotgun sequence nucleotide sequence TGTAGGTGAGGCTGGGAGTGGTGGGACATACTTCTAATCCCAGtggttgggaagctgaggcatgagaatcacaagttctaagccagcctaaGACTTAGAAGGGCTTTATACAACTGAGCCAGACCATGtctcaataaaacaaataaataaatagaactatAAACAAGTGCTAGGCATGTGGCTCAGCGGATAAATGGCTCtctgttcaacccccagtacagtGGGGAAAAAAAGAGTGTAGGTGAGGATGTGACCATTTATCTATGTGCACTGAAATGCATCTGTGGATATTTTAACAACATGTCAGAGTGTGAGATTGCACTGCTACAGTTGTAGAGCTCCCAGCAGAACAGGTGCAACTCCTAGATGAGAAGCCAGGTCTTTCCTTCCTTGTGGCACAACAGGCAGCAGGAGCACTGTGTTCCCACCAGCTTCTTTATTCCTGCAAGCTGCTATCTGGGTGGCCTGGAGTGGCCCAGGTGGACACTGCACAGGAAAGGAGTTTGCATCACAACTGAGGATACTCACACACAGGAAAACAAACCTTTTAAGGAGAACTGCTAAAAAAAACCTACCTTGTTCATTGTAGAAActgtgcagaaaaaccattctctCCGTAATTCTGGCTGTTGATGCTAAATCTGTCCTCCTAAGGTCTCTTTTCAAAACTATCTAACAAATAACATTCTGGAATAAAAATTTTCTGATACTTATAAATTTACTGGAATGCTAAGGAGAAttattctccaaaaaaaaaagccacctcTCATTTCTACATTGCATTTGTTTCAGGCAGTCTTTCCAGGAGTGCAGCACTTGGTCAAAAGTTGTAATTCAACTGAACTGAAAGCCTGGGAACTAATTCATTCCATGTGCCTCCAGCAACAGGAACTAGGATGGCTGACTTCAGGATGCTGTGCATAGGGTGAGGACCACCAGCTCTGGTCCCCTCCACCACGGCCATGTGGGTCTCACAGTCAGCCAGCTGAGGACCCCAGTGCTCTTTACGGTTTGCAATAGAAAGACAATGACTCCTCCATCCATTTCTCTATTGATGTATTGAGTGTTAAGAACAATGAAACACTTAAACATTTGTGAAAAATAGGTAACTTATGTAGATATGATACAATTATGTAGTTACAATACTTTAAATTATGTTTTGAAACTGGTGATTGAGTCCAGCCTTGTCCCTGAGCGTGATCTGCAGcctttttaatttctaatttttgagGCATCGTCTACATTGTTGAGGCTCCTtccacttgtgatcctcctcattGGTCTCCCAATTTGTTGTGATTATAGGTGTTTTCCACAGCCAAAgacagatttttaattttttatgcagACCAAGCAGAGCCTGGATAGTTTGGATACAGTGGATTTATGGCTCATGAGAAGAAAGGGGCTGACAGTGGGAAAACACAGTGAAATCAGGTCATTGGTGTCCACCACCCACCAAATGAGGTTGGAAAATAGAGCAATGTATAAATTTATTAGGGAGGAGAGGGTATGGAAAGTCACAAAGGTGCCCACCAGGACAAGGATTCTCTGGGTGGCTCTGGACTCAGGGGAGGTTCTGGTGGGAACTTTGATGCTGTGGATATGCTGAACCCTCTGCTTGTGCCTGTACAGAAGGAGAACCATGGAGCCACTGGACCAGATCATGAGCAAGGAAAAGACAACCTCAGGAAATACAAATAAGGCTGCATATAATAAATCTGTGATTCTCTCACGACCTGTGTAAGAACAGTAACCATAATCTCTCTTGTCCGTTGTGTTTACACTATTCCATTTGCTAAGTATATAGATCGGAAAAATGAAATTCACCACCATGTACAGGACCCAGCAGAGGGAAATGGAGAAGCCAATGTACCTGGGAGCTCTTCTGTTGAGATCCTTCCAACAGGAGTTCATGGGGCTGATGGTGATGTTCTGGAAGACGCTCAAGAGGCAGGTGATGAAAATGGACATACTTCTGCCCACTCGATATATATACAAAGTTAGTTTGCATCCAAAATCACTGAGGAAATATTTCACCCCAAAAGCTGTCATTGCCTGGGGAATTCCTCTACTGAGAAGCACCAAGGAGTTGGCTATGATCAGGTGCCTGAGAATCAAATCTCTGGACCTCAGGGTGTACTCATTGCAGAAaagaactaaataataataaagcaGAGAGAAATTTCCCAGAATTCCAACTGCAGTCTCTGATAAGAACATCAGTCCCATGGCCATATCTCTGGAGTCTACTCTTTTATTCATCATATTTTCCTTTGAATGATAGCAACAGTTCCTCCTATGAGCAAAATTACTCATTAACAATAGCTGTATCCAAGCACAGTGGTGAGAATCTGTATCCACTTGTTACCtgcggggctgaggcaggagattcacTGGAACATGAATCCAGTCTGAGCAATGTAGTGAGCTCCCCATCTTAAAGTAATTTTTGACACCAACAGTAACTTTCATTGCATGCACCTGTGGGATTGTAAAGACCTCAAGATGCACATGTTGATGGGGAGAAATATGTTTTGTAGGAAAATGGGCCTAGATGATTACATTATGCCAAGTTGAGAGGAGCAATGAAAAGTGAGAGCAAATGCATAGAAAGAATTTAGCACTTAATGTTTCAGAATGAACTGATATATGCTGACCACATAGGAAAAGAACTTCAATCACCATCCATACCACACAACAAATGAGATCTCAGTGGATTTCTGACCCAAATTTTAAAGATAAGCAATGGCATttttataataacaaaaaaaacatttctgtggtattataaaacaaaatgcacaataaACAAATATCAATTTTTACATGGAGTTTTAGCTCCTGTGTTTTCTGTTTgtgacttttcactctgttttcctgcCAGACTCCTTTCTCACATCCCAAGTCACTGTACTTCCAAAGCTTAGCACTGcattctgaaaatggaccaccAGACTTTCTGTTGCTCACACTGTCATTCCAGGAATAAAAGAATAGTGAAACCGATAAGTGAATTATTCAACAATCCTACTTTGCTCTTAAACAATGGCACATGAGTCATTGATATCTGACAAAGTAGTTTAGGGTAAAACTTAAGTTCCTCAGTGATTTCAGGCTGAAATATTCTGTGCACTGATAGAAACATCAGTGAAAATGTTAGTGGTGAAAGATGGATTTGTGGAGGACATTTCAATGCACAGGATATGACAGTAGAAGATGGAGGATGTGAAATCTGCTGAAATAATTCATTTCAGGAATGAACTGAAATAAAAAGGAGAGTGTCCTGAATTTGTGGTTAGTGTTGGAATATTATTAAACCAGTGAAGTTACCAGATTTACTTGGTACTGCCGACCAGTGTCCGGTTGTCATTGTTATAATGTGACCTTCTCTTATATGTTCAGCAGGGAGAGAATTCACGCTAGAGCCATCTCAGCACAGGGATTCGGATGAGACACAATTCCTGTCCACTGGGTGGATTGTAATGTAGAGTTGGGAAGAACACTTTATTCCAGAAATAGTCCCTGGTCTTGGTTCTGCATAGGATGAGGTGATCCTTACATTTACAGGATTATCTTTAAATAGACATGAAAGCCTTACACATACAGCCATCAAAgcagtttaaaatatattctgagTTTTTTAAAGTAATGTGAAGAGCATGTTAGTTGCTAACTACAGTCCTTAAGCCCCTTCCAAATGACAATTCACTGTCAATGGTATTTTTCCCAAACAACCTCAGTGTGTATTTTATTAAATAACTTTAGGAGCCCTGAAGAATTGATATCAGGTCAGGGACACTTCTCTTTTTACTGCTGAGCTCATAAAGAAGGAATTATTCCTCTCCCTTGTGGACCTTGTTGAAAACTCTGTTTTCACCCCAGAATTTCTCTGCAGTCATGAGCACACCTGCAGACTTtctttcctgactcaatctgctgAAACAAAAGACTGAAATAGAAAACACTCACCGTGCTTCTTGTGTGCAAGGTGCTGGGCTCAGGGTGAGGTCCTGACAGCCAGCATGGAGGGAGGAGGCAGCTGGGCCCTGAGATAAAGGTCTGTGCTCCTGTGACCTCACTTTCCCTCAGGGCTGCAATTATCACTTCACCTGGAGAGGCAAGGACAGTGCAGGCCTGGGGAGCCCAGGACAAGGCTGAAAAACTTTCTCCACACTTGCTAATTAATAAGGCAATTATGAGTTCCTTGTTAGTAACTTCAGAGTGAGTGTTGAGGAGCTGGTTGCTCTTCCCTGATCCCTGCAGGCTGGCAGGGTCTTATATGGAAGATTCAGAAATATTAAGGTGTGGCCATGGGGCCAAGTGTTTGTACATCTGACTGGACTTCAGAATTCCCTGAGTTCTTCTATGTCCTATCTTGTTAATAATATTCAGATATTTGAGAACTCTCTGTTTTTTAAGTGTAGGTACTCAATGCTAAAAATTTTCCTCCTAGAATCCCTTTCATACTGGCCCAGAGATTGAtatatggcatctctgttctcacttgTTTCTAAGAATTTCCTGATTTTATCCTATCATGTATTCTATGATCCAGTCTTTATTAAAGGAGTATGGTTCAATctcatgtatctttttttttttttcatttttcttgtggCTGATTCCTAGGTTCCCTCTATTAGATCTGATAAGATGCATGAGATtgtatctttttttatttgctaagacATCCATTGTGACCTAGTATGTTTTTTTTCTTATGGTGTTTAATATTCTTTCTTTACTTTCTATATAATTATGATGTGCTTGTAGAGTTTCTCTTCGATCTTGTCTATTGGGCTCCTGTGTGATTTCACATGATGATGCTtatctcatttctttctttttttgtgtgagttactttttcttttttttaattaatttttattgtaggttgttcaaaacattacatagttcttgatatatcatatttcacactttgattcaagtgggatatgagctcccatttttaccccatatacagattgcagaatcacatcagttgcacaaccattgatttacatattgccattctggtgactgttgtattctgctgccttttctatcctctactatcccccctcccccctcccctcccctcttctctctctaccccctctactgtaattcatttctcccccttatatttttcctcctttcccctcacttcctcttgtatgtaattttgtatacccctgagggtctccttccatttacatgcaatttcccttctctctccctttccctcccacctctcatccctgtttaatgttaatcttcttctcatgctcttcatccctactctgttcttagttactctccttatgtcaaagaagacatttggcatttgtttttaagggattggctagcttcacttagcataatctgctctaatgccatccatttccctccaaattctatgattttgtcatttcttaatgcagagtaatactccattgtgtataaatgccacatttttttatccatttgtctattgaagggcatctaggttggttccacagtcttgctattgtgaattgtgctgctataaacatggatgtagcagtgtccctatagtgtgctctttttaggtctttagggaatagactgagtaggggaatagctggatcaaatggtggtttcattctgagctttccaagaaatctccatactgctttccaaattggccgcaccaatttgcagtcccaccagcaatgtacaagagtacccttttccccacatcatcgccagcacttgttgttgtttgacttcctaatggctgccaatcttactggagtgagatggtatcttagggtggttttgatttgcatttctctgactgctagagatggtgagcattttttcatgtacttgttgattgattgtacgtcctcctctgagaagtgtctgttcaggtccttggcccatttgttgattgggttatttgttatctcattgtctaatttttttagttctttgtatattctggatattagggctctgtctgaagtgtgaagagtaaagatttgttcccaggacgtaggctccctatttacctctcttattgtttcttttgctgagaaaaaactttttagtttgagtaagtcccatttgttgattctagttgttaactgttgtgctatgggtgtcctattgaggaatttggagcccgaccccacagtatgtagatcatagccaactttttcttctatcagacgccatgtctctgatttgatatcaagttccttgatccactttgagttaacttttgtgcatggcgagagaaagggattcagtttcattttgttgcatatggatttccagttttcccaacaccatttgttgaagatgctatccttcttccattgcatgcttttagcccctttatcaaatataagatagttgtagttttgtggattggtttctgtgtcctctattctgtaccattggtccacccacctgttttggtaccagtaccatgctgtttttgttactattgctctgtagtatagtttgaagtctggtatagctataccgcctgattcacacttcctgcttagcattgtttttgctattctgggtcttttatttttccatatgaatttcatgattgctttctctatttctacaagaaatgccgttgggattttgattggcattgcattaaacctatagagaacttttggtaatatcgccattttgatgatgttagttctacctatccatgaacagggtatatttttccatcttctaagatcttcttctatttctctctttagggttctgtaggtttcattgtataagtctttcacctcttttgttaggttgattcccaagtattttattttttttttgaggatattgtgaatggggtggttgtcctcatttccatttcagaggatttttgctgatatataggaatgcctttgatttatgcatgttgattttgtatcctgccactttgctgaattcattcattagctctaatagtttctttgtagacccttttgtgtctgctaggcatagaatcatgtcatctgcaaatagtgataatttgagttcttcttttcctatttttatgcctttaatttctttcgtctgtctaattgctctggccagtgattcgagaactatgttgaacagaagtggtgagagagggcatccctgtcttgttccagattttagagggaatgccttcaatttttctccattcagaatgatgctagcctgaggcttagcatagattgcttttacaatattgaggtattttcctgttatcctagtttttctagagttttgaacataaagggatgctgtactttgtcgaatgctttttccgcatctatcgagatgatcatatggttcttatttttaagcctattgatgtggtgaataacatttattgatttccgtatattgaaccaaccttgcttcccagggataaatcctacctgatcatggtgcacaatttttttgatatgtttttgtatccggttcgccagaagtttattgaggatttttgcatctaggttcattagagatattggtctgtagttttctttctttgaagtgtctttgtctggtttaggaatcagggtgatgttggcctcatagaatgaatttggaagttctccctctttttctatttcctgaaatagcttgaaaagtattggtattagttcctctttaaaggttttgtaaaactctgctgtatatccatccggtcctgggcttttcttagttggtagtcttttgatggtttcttctatttcctcaattgatattggtctgtttaggttgtcaatatcctcctgactcaatctgggcagatcatatgacttaagaaatttatcgatgccttcattatcttctattttattggagtataaggattcaaaataatttctgataatcttctgtatttctgaagtgtctgttgtgatattgcctttttcatcccgtatgctagtaatttgagttctctctcttcttctcttcattagtgttaagggtctgtcgattttatttattttttcaaagaaccaacttttagttttgtcaattttttcaattgtttcttttgtttctatttcattaatttcagctctgattttaattatttcttgtcttctacttcttttgctgttgttttgctcttctttttctaggactttgagttgaagtattagatcatttatttgttggttttttttttgtttttgttttttttgtttttttttttaaggaatgaactccaagcaataaattttcctcttagaactgctttcaatgtgtcccatagattccgatatgttgtgtctgtgatttcatttatctctaagaattttttaatttcctccttgatgtcttctataacccattgatcattcagtaacctattgttcattctccaagtgatgcatgatttttccttacttcttttatcgttgattttcaatttcattccattatgatcagataagatgcatggtattatctctactcctttatattgtctaagagttgccctgtgacataatatatgatctatttttgagaaggatccatgtgctgctgagaaaaaaagtgtaactgcttgatcttgggtggtatattctatatatgtcaattaagtctaggttattaattatgttattgagttctatagtttccttattcaacttttgtttggaagatctgtccagtggtgagagaggtatgttgaagtctcccatgattattgtatggtggtctattaggctcttgaacttgagaagagtttgtttgatgaacatagctgcaccattgtttggggcatatatatttatgattgttatatcttgttggtgtatggttcccttgagcagtatgtagtgtccctcttcatcccttttgattaactttggcttgaaatctattttatttgatatgagaatggacactcctgcttgtttccgaagtccatatgagtgatatgatttttcccaacctttcaccttcagtctatgtatgtcttttcctatcaaatgcatctcctgaaggcagcatattgttgggtcttgttttgtgatccattctactagcctgtgtctcttaattggtgagtttaagccattagcatttagggttattattgagatatgggttgttcttccagccatatttgtttatttatgttactaaacatggtttgttttcctctttgattattccgcaccccctttactgtactacctcccgctgttggttttcattgatattttccatttcctcttcctgtaatattttgccgaggatgttttgaagagatggttttctagctgcaaattcttttaacttttgtttatcatggaaggttttaatttcatcttccatcctgaagcttaattttgctggatacacaattcttggttggaacccattttctttcagtgtttgaaatatgttattccaggatcttctagctttcagagtctgtgttgaaagatcagctgttatcctgattggtttacccctaaatgtaatctgcttcctttcccttgtagcttttaaaattctctccttattctgtatgttgggcatcttcattataatgtgtctaggtgtggatctcttatgattttgcacattcggcatcctgtaggcttctaggatttgggattctgtctcattcttcaagtctgggaaattttctcgtattatttcattgaatagattgctcattcctttggtttggacctctataccttcctgtatcccaatgactcttaagtttggtctctttatgttatcccatatttcttgaatgttctgctcatggtttcctaacagctttgctgagctgtctatgttcttctccagttgaaatactttgtcttcattgtctgatgttctatgttctaagtgttctactctgctggtagtattctcaattgagtttttaagttggtttattgtttcctgcatttccaggatttctgtttgtttgtttttcataacctctatctccctgtataattgatcttttgcttcttggatttgtttatgtaattcattgtcaaagtggtcgaagtggtctttcattgtctgattttgctgtctaatgtcttccttgagactccagatcatctgaagcatgtatatcctgaattctttatctgacattccatctgctgcagatattacctcttctaaagttgagttgacctgcattgcttgtggtcctttctttccttgtcttttcatactgatcgcgcttctttctgcttggtgaaactgttgtgttattgatttttccccctatatatttatattgctcttgtatagttgcaaagtctccctcgcaggctttggcgttggttctgcccctcctccaattggggcaatgtgcctaccacgccggcaggccgctgtgcctgtactttcggtgggcctgttctttcggtggtcacaggtccgcctaccttgcaggcgtgagcagcggctctgcccttctgctggccgctaggcctgttctgtctgtcggttgcaggtctgtctacctaacaggcgctggtggctgctctgcccctcccccaaccggggtgatgtgtctgacaggccactgggcctgttttgtcagtggtcacggttccgcctaccttgcaggcgcgtggggcagctgtgcccctccgctggtttctgggcctgacctgccggtgggtcgcaagtctgcctaccttgcaggctcaggGGGTGGCTCtgtcgctctgtggattgctttgcctgttctgctggtgggtcgcgggtccgcctaccttgcaggcgcccggcagctctgcccctcccccaaccggtgcgatgtgtctggcaggcctctgggcctcttttgtaggtggtcacggttccgcctaccttgcacgcgcgtggagcagctgtgtccctccgagagtttctgggcctgacctgccggtgggtggcaactgcatctaccttgcaggcgcagggtggctctgccgctccgcgggtcgctggacctgatctgctggtgagtcgcaggtctgcctaccttgcaggcgcccggcggctctgcccctcccccaaccggggcaggGCGATGTGtcaggccggccgctgggcctgttctgtcggtggtcacagttctgcctacctagcaggcgcgtggggcagctgtgcccctccacaggttgttgggcctgacctgccggtgggtcgcaggtctgcctaccttgcaggctccggggtggctctgccgctctgtggattgctgtgcctattctgctggtgggtcgcgggtccgcctaccttgcaggcgcccggcggctctgcccctcccccaatgggggcgatgtgtctggcgggcctctgggcctgttttgtcggtggtcacggttccgcctaccttgcacgcgcgtggagcagctgtgtccctccgagagttgctgggcctgacctgccggtgggtggcaagtgcgcctaccttgcaggtgcgggggtgGCCCTGCCActccgcgggtcgctgggcctaatCTTATCTCATTTCTTGTAGAGAAATTTTTCTGTCTCTCTCATTGTggaagaatgtcattgatattttggtGGGTATTGCACTGGATCTGTAAAGTGGTTTTGGTTGTATGGGCACttttataatattaattctgccaacCCAAGAACATGGGaactctttccatcttctaaggatcCCAGAAATTATGCCTAGTTTTTGTAATTATTATGATTTGCTTTGTTTCCTAAAATGTGATCTATTTTAGAGTATGTTCCATGGGACACTGAGAAGAAAGGGAATTCAGTTGTTAAtggataaaatattttctaaatgattGTTTGATTAATAGTGGTTTTTAGTTGTGAAGAATCTTCATTTAGTTTATTTCTGGATGATCTCTCTAGTGGTGAGGCTGGTGTTGAAATCAATCAATATTGTTGTTTTGTGGTCTACTAGATTATTAATATTGAGAAGGGTTTATTTTATTCCATAGATGGGCTCTCTTTTTGTCTTGTtagtgatttctaatttcatttcttctGTGGGTAATATTTCATTAAATGTATCTTGTACTGCTTCCTTAGTAgctatgaattcttttagtttctgtTCATCACCAACTCtgatctatagttttctattgacATAGAAATTATGACACCTATTATCTTTCAGGgatccatatgtatttttcagaTCCTTTTGGCTTTTAAGTTTTGGGCTACTAAATCAGTAGAAATTTTAAttgttttacttctaaatgagATGTGCCATTTTATCTTTATGTTTTCAAAATTCTAACAATGTTTTCTATTTTAGGAATTTTAATTTGATGTGTTATAAagaggaccttattttggatattaTCTATTTGGATTTTAAAATGCCTCTTGCATGTGAATTTCCATCTAATTCCTAAGATTTGAAAACTTTTCTCATACTATTTCTTTGAAGATGTTATGAAAactttgttgtatttttttaatttttttctttttagatatgcatgacagtagagtgtatttttacatattatacatatatggagtataatttgTTCTAGTTAGGATACTATTCTTGTGAGTGTAGTGAAGTGGAGTTTCATTggtagtgtattcatatatggaTGTAAGTTGTCAGATTCATGCTACTGTCTTTTTtattcctatcccctctcccttccctttattctcccgtgtctaatccactgaacctcTACTCATCACCTCTCCACCCTGTTGGGTAATAGCATACGCATCTTGGGCTTCATCTATGCCAATGACTTTTAGATGGGCCTCTTAATgttatatttcttgaatattctagtCATGATTTTTATGCATCTTTTCTTTattgtcaaatttattttctagATTGTATAGTTTATATTTGAGAAGAGAAcatctttctccttttttatctcatatattggtgatgctttccatgaaatttttattttgatttattgaGTCTTTCATAGGTTTCTTTTCCCCAGAATATAactctttattgaaatgatctttcatttttgatattttatctcttagttccttcctttttaaagtaTAAACCTTCT carries:
- the LOC143384262 gene encoding vomeronasal type-1 receptor 4-like, with the protein product MMNKRVDSRDMAMGLMFLSETAVGILGNFSLLYYYLVLFCNEYTLRSRDLILRHLIIANSLVLLSRGIPQAMTAFGVKYFLSDFGCKLTLYIYRVGRSMSIFITCLLSVFQNITISPMNSCWKDLNRRAPRYIGFSISLCWVLYMVVNFIFPIYILSKWNSVNTTDKRDYGYCSYTGRERITDLLYAALFVFPEVVFSLLMIWSSGSMVLLLYRHKQRVQHIHSIKVPTRTSPESRATQRILVLVGTFVTFHTLSSLINLYIALFSNLIWWVVDTNDLISLCFPTVSPFLLMSHKSTVSKLSRLCLVCIKN